TGACCTTCATGCTGGCCGGCTGCGTGGCGGTCGGCATGCACGTGAGCCACGCGACGCTGCGCGGCCTCTCGATGCACCTGATGCCGCCGGACCCGCAGTACGCCGGCAGCGCGGCCGTCTTCCGCGTGGTGCTGCACAACGCGCGCCGCAGCGTGCGCTACGGCATCGGCCTGGCGGCGCGTGGCAGCGGGCACTGGGCCTGGTGCGACGTGCCAGCGCAGGGGAGCGAGACGGTCGAGATCGCCTTCCAACCCGTACGGCGCGGCCTGCATGCCGTGCCGCCGCTCACGGCCGAGACGCGCTTTCCGCTCGGAGCCTTCCGCGTCTGGACCGTGTGGCGCCCCGCCTCGTCGTTGCTGGTGTACCCGGCGCCGGAGCCACACCCGCCCGCGTTGCCGGCCGGCGAGCCGCTGGCCAGCGACGCCAGCGCGTCGGTCGCGCGTGCCGCCAGCGCTGGCGAGTACGACGGCGTGCGGGCCTACCGCCGCGGCGACCCGCTCAAGCTCGTGGTCTGGAAGAAGGCGGCGCGCGCGCAGGCGGCCGGCTCCGACGAACTGTTCAGCCGCGACACCCAGCAGGCGCAGCGCCAGGAACTCTGGCTCGATGCGCAGAACGCCGCCTTGCCCGATCCTGAAGCCCGCATCTCGCGCCTGTGCGCCTGGGTGCTGATGGCCGACCGGCTGAACATCGACTACGGCCTGCGCGTGGCTGGCCAGCAGGTGCCGCCGTCGCAGGGCGAAGCGCACCG
The sequence above is drawn from the Variovorax sp. J2L1-78 genome and encodes:
- a CDS encoding DUF58 domain-containing protein, with the translated sequence MNPLAATRRRIDGWFLSRRPPSDTLALTQRNVYIVPTPAGWMLAATLLVLLVASINYQLNLGYLLTFMLAGCVAVGMHVSHATLRGLSMHLMPPDPQYAGSAAVFRVVLHNARRSVRYGIGLAARGSGHWAWCDVPAQGSETVEIAFQPVRRGLHAVPPLTAETRFPLGAFRVWTVWRPASSLLVYPAPEPHPPALPAGEPLASDASASVARAASAGEYDGVRAYRRGDPLKLVVWKKAARAQAAGSDELFSRDTQQAQRQELWLDAQNAALPDPEARISRLCAWVLMADRLNIDYGLRVAGQQVPPSQGEAHRRRCLEVLATCA